A part of Paenibacillus sp. sptzw28 genomic DNA contains:
- the pyrH gene encoding UMP kinase — MQSPVYKRIVLKVSGESLSGNNGYGIDAAVIASIAEQVKEVVELNVEVAIVVGGGNIWRGIAGTAKGIDRATADYMGMLATVMNSLALQDALEQIEVPTRVQTSIAMQQIAEPYIRRRAIRHLEKGRVVIFAAGTGNPFFSTDTTAALRAAEIEAEVILMAKNKVDGVYSADPFKDETAEKYDILTYLDVLNRNLGVMDSTASSLCMDNNIPLVVFSITEQGNIKRVVLGEKIGTIVKGSVD, encoded by the coding sequence TTGCAAAGTCCCGTGTACAAACGTATAGTATTGAAAGTTAGCGGTGAATCGTTGTCGGGTAATAATGGATATGGCATTGATGCAGCTGTTATTGCTTCAATTGCCGAGCAAGTGAAAGAAGTTGTGGAATTAAACGTTGAAGTGGCGATTGTAGTGGGTGGCGGCAACATATGGCGGGGTATTGCAGGAACCGCTAAAGGTATTGACCGCGCTACGGCCGATTACATGGGTATGCTCGCTACGGTTATGAATTCGCTCGCGCTTCAGGATGCGCTCGAGCAAATAGAAGTTCCCACCAGGGTACAGACATCGATCGCCATGCAGCAGATCGCCGAGCCTTATATCCGCCGCCGCGCGATACGCCACTTGGAAAAAGGGCGCGTTGTTATTTTTGCCGCAGGCACGGGTAACCCATTCTTCTCGACGGATACGACAGCTGCCCTCAGAGCCGCTGAAATTGAAGCCGAAGTTATTTTGATGGCTAAGAACAAAGTTGACGGCGTATATTCCGCAGACCCATTCAAGGATGAAACAGCTGAGAAGTACGACATACTTACTTATTTGGACGTATTAAACCGGAATCTTGGCGTAATGGACTCAACCGCTTCCTCGTTATGCATGGATAACAATATACCGCTCGTCGTATTCTCCATAACCGAGCAAGGCAATATAAAACGAGTCGTTCTTGGAGAAAAAATCGGAACAATTGTGAAGGGAAGTGTCGATTAG
- the tsf gene encoding translation elongation factor Ts, which translates to MAVNASAVKELREKTGAGMLDCKKALEEANGDLAKATDLLREKGLAAAANKAGRIATEGVVESYIHAGGRIGVLVEINCETDFVGKTDQFREFARDIAMQIAAANPKFVSREEVSQEELDKEREILKAQALNEGKPANIVEKMVEGRLGKYYEEFCLLEQPFIKDQDKTIATLLKEKISTIGENISIRRFVRYELGEGMEKKEDNFVAEVMSQAKL; encoded by the coding sequence ATGGCGGTTAATGCAAGTGCAGTTAAAGAATTGCGTGAAAAGACTGGCGCAGGAATGCTCGATTGCAAGAAAGCATTGGAAGAAGCAAATGGCGATTTGGCGAAAGCAACCGATCTGCTGCGTGAGAAAGGTCTTGCTGCCGCGGCAAACAAGGCAGGACGTATCGCAACGGAAGGCGTTGTAGAATCCTATATTCATGCAGGCGGCCGTATCGGCGTTCTCGTCGAAATCAACTGTGAAACCGACTTTGTAGGCAAAACAGATCAATTCCGCGAATTCGCCCGTGATATCGCAATGCAAATTGCAGCGGCAAACCCGAAATTCGTCAGCCGCGAAGAAGTATCCCAGGAAGAGTTGGACAAAGAACGCGAGATCCTGAAAGCTCAAGCGCTGAATGAAGGTAAACCTGCTAACATCGTTGAGAAAATGGTGGAAGGCCGTCTTGGTAAATACTACGAAGAGTTCTGTCTGCTGGAGCAGCCATTCATTAAAGACCAGGACAAAACGATCGCTACGCTGTTGAAGGAAAAAATCAGCACGATCGGCGAAAACATTTCGATCCGCCGTTTTGTTCGTTATGAGCTTGGCGAAGGCATGGAGAAGAAAGAAGACAACTTCGTTGCAGAAGTAATGTCGCAAGCAAAACTGTAA
- the rpsB gene encoding 30S ribosomal protein S2: MAVISMKQLLEAGVHFGHQTRRWNPKMDRYIFTERNGIYIIDLQKTVKKVEEAYNFVRSIAEEGGTMLFVGTKKQAQDSVKEEAERCGNFYINQRWLGGTLTNFQTIQKRIDRLKLLEKWEEDGTFNVLPKKEVIILRKEKDRLEKFLGGIKGMRGLPSALFIIDPRKERIAVAEARKLGIPIVGIVDTNCDPDEIDYVIPGNDDAIRAVKLLTAKMADAIVEANQGEQTTA; the protein is encoded by the coding sequence ATGGCGGTTATTTCCATGAAACAGCTGCTTGAAGCTGGGGTGCACTTCGGTCATCAGACTCGTCGTTGGAACCCGAAGATGGATCGTTATATCTTCACTGAACGGAACGGTATTTACATCATTGACCTGCAAAAGACGGTCAAGAAAGTCGAAGAAGCTTACAACTTCGTTCGCTCTATAGCGGAAGAAGGCGGAACAATGCTCTTCGTCGGCACGAAAAAACAAGCGCAGGATTCGGTTAAAGAAGAAGCTGAGCGTTGCGGCAACTTCTACATCAACCAACGTTGGCTCGGAGGTACGCTTACCAACTTTCAAACAATCCAAAAGCGTATCGATCGTCTGAAATTGCTTGAGAAATGGGAAGAAGACGGTACATTCAATGTGCTGCCTAAGAAGGAAGTCATCATTCTCCGTAAAGAGAAGGATCGTCTTGAGAAATTCCTCGGCGGCATTAAAGGTATGAGAGGCTTGCCAAGCGCCCTCTTCATCATCGATCCTCGTAAAGAGCGCATCGCGGTTGCCGAAGCACGCAAGCTTGGTATCCCAATCGTTGGTATCGTTGATACGAACTGCGATCCGGACGAAATCGATTATGTCATTCCTGGTAATGACGACGCAATCCGCGCAGTTAAATTGCTCACTGCAAAAATGGCTGATGCTATTGTGGAAGCGAACCAAGGCGAACAAACGACGGCATAG
- a CDS encoding DUF6115 domain-containing protein, which yields MEPWQIIVLLGALAVIGSVLLPRKNVNTDQSQTVRNMETALEQFMENMEADNRELARLVTKAQQEASEQALERERRIAELEKQCAKLEASLAERLQGASQYVPAAASVTYNLNQHLAESQNTDSIQDPSDQLSMEREELPSDTSPTIRRRYAELFAFHDNGKSVEAIARKLNMNKGEVLLILQLSKQEEAVRHE from the coding sequence ATGGAACCATGGCAAATCATCGTTTTACTGGGGGCGCTCGCAGTGATTGGGTCCGTACTGCTGCCGCGTAAAAATGTGAACACCGACCAGTCTCAAACGGTTCGAAATATGGAAACGGCTCTTGAGCAGTTTATGGAAAATATGGAGGCGGACAATCGGGAGCTCGCCCGGCTTGTTACGAAAGCACAGCAGGAAGCCAGCGAGCAGGCATTAGAGCGCGAAAGGCGGATAGCCGAGCTGGAGAAGCAATGCGCAAAGCTGGAGGCCTCACTTGCCGAACGATTGCAAGGCGCGAGTCAGTATGTTCCTGCAGCAGCTTCTGTGACGTATAATCTTAATCAACATTTAGCTGAATCTCAAAACACTGACTCAATACAAGACCCTTCGGATCAGTTGTCTATGGAGAGAGAGGAACTGCCCTCCGATACTTCTCCGACGATTCGCCGCCGTTACGCAGAGCTGTTCGCGTTTCACGATAATGGTAAGTCTGTGGAGGCTATCGCCAGGAAACTGAATATGAATAAGGGAGAAGTGCTGCTTATTCTCCAGTTATCCAAGCAGGAGGAAGCGGTGCGTCATGAATAA